One Clavelina lepadiformis chromosome 1, kaClaLepa1.1, whole genome shotgun sequence genomic region harbors:
- the LOC143451432 gene encoding sodium-dependent glucose transporter 1A-like isoform X2 encodes MWPIYTIVLLIAMLVLRCATTYYRVILGPTLLYLAHLVHQEVQDITFTYPALGGGTMLGSLVASYVNRNLKQKLNGLYLQAALTLILSGTVVVVPWINQIWQLALIFLVIGINIGYVIVDSQCLVLRTWDPKTARVLMYLLYVMGSLGRFLAPVVAGPLLAMSHENKAETKCSHVNKVASTNVNGTVGTDTGQFDPAGWSYIIFGIVLFVVGILHIVLGCMKADEKSYEVLSSPDDVVEDKQSEEPLRYVIGILIPLFFYCFCSTGSSLLYQDMIYVVAKCSFLEFSTSEAAWVTAVYSIGLAIGRFSGILFARHVKPIYVVFTLVSGALITMVIMISVARTWPTITWIVSFFYGLFSGPLVPAAINWISEVINVSGTYAFIFALGGAAGTMSLVPSAGALFHLSPFYPIYLMCGVSAFNVICVCLILIAAKMRKLKNSEPEHELISKETPQDTHNTIQDHPHQEPNGHVNNGE; translated from the exons ATGTGGCCAATCTACACCATTGTGCTGCTTATTGCCATGTTAGTTCTACGATGTGCAACG ACATATTACCGAGTTATTTTGGGACCAACTTTGCTGTACTTGGCCCATCTTGTTCACCAAGAAGTCCAGGATATAACTTTTACGTATCCAGCACTTGGTGGCGGTACAATGCTTGGTTCACTTGTGGCTTCCTATGTTAATCgcaacttgaaacaaaaattaaacggTCTTTATCTTCAAg CCGCCCTTACCTTGATATTGTCGGGCACAGTGGTTGTGGTTCCTTGGATCAATCAAATATGGCAGTTAGCTCTGATTTTTCTTGTAATTGGAATTAACATTGGCTACGTCATTGTAG ATAGCCAGTGCTTGGTACTTCGAACCTGGGATCCTAAAACTGCTCGTGTGTTGATGTATCTTCTTTACGTCATGGGTAGCTTGGGAAGATTTTTAGCTCCAGTTGTAG CTGGACCATTGCTGGCAATGTCCCATGAAAACAAGGCGGAAACAAAATGTTCTCATGTCAACAAAGTTGCAAGCACAAATGTCAATGGAACTGTAGGAACTGACACAGGCCAG TTTGATCCTGCCGGGTGGTCGTACATCATATTTGGGATTGTTCTATTCGTCGTTGGCATTCTGCATATTGTGCTTGGTTGTATGAAAGCTGATG AAAAATCTTACGAAGTTTTGTCTTCACCGGATGATGTTGTTGAAGACAAACAATCAGAAGAACCTCTCCGTTACGTCATAGGGATTTTGATCCCcttattcttttattgtttttgcagcaCTGGCAGTAGCTTGCTTTACCAAGATATGATTTACGTGGTGGCCAAGTGTTCATTTTTAGAATTCTCG ACCTCAGAAGCAGCGTGGGTGACAGCAGTTTATTCAATTGGTTTGGCCATTGGGAGGTTTTCTGGGATTTTGTTCGCTCGTCACGTGAAGCCCATCTACGTTGTGTTTACGCTCGTTTCAGGAGCATTGATAACGATG GTAATTATGATTTCTGTTGCAAGAACTTGGCCCACGATCACGTGGATTGTGTCGTTCTTTTATGGATTGTTCAGCGGACCCCTAGTCCCAGCAG CGATAAATTGGATTTCTGAAGTTATAAATGTGTCGGGAACTTACGCTTTTATTTTCGCACTTGGTGGTGCTGCCGGCACAATGTCATTGGTGCCCTCTGCCGGTGCGTTGTTTCACCTGTCCCCTTTCTACCCG ATTTATCTTATGTGCGGAGTCAGCGCTTTCAACGTAATTTGCGTTTGCTTAATTTTGATTGCCGCAAAGATGAGAAAACTAAAGAATTCTGAACCAGAACACGAATTAATTTCAAAGGAAACTCCTCAAGACACACATAATACTATCCAGGATCATCCACATCAGGAACCG aACGGACATGTCAATAATGGAGAATGA
- the LOC143451432 gene encoding sodium-dependent glucose transporter 1A-like isoform X1 gives MWPIYTIVLLIAMLVLRCATTYYRVILGPTLLYLAHLVHQEVQDITFTYPALGGGTMLGSLVASYVNRNLKQKLNGLYLQAALTLILSGTVVVVPWINQIWQLALIFLVIGINIGYVIVDSQCLVLRTWDPKTARVLMYLLYVMGSLGRFLAPVVAGPLLAMSHENKAETKCSHVNKVASTNVNGTVGTDTGQQFDPAGWSYIIFGIVLFVVGILHIVLGCMKADEKSYEVLSSPDDVVEDKQSEEPLRYVIGILIPLFFYCFCSTGSSLLYQDMIYVVAKCSFLEFSTSEAAWVTAVYSIGLAIGRFSGILFARHVKPIYVVFTLVSGALITMVIMISVARTWPTITWIVSFFYGLFSGPLVPAAINWISEVINVSGTYAFIFALGGAAGTMSLVPSAGALFHLSPFYPIYLMCGVSAFNVICVCLILIAAKMRKLKNSEPEHELISKETPQDTHNTIQDHPHQEPNGHVNNGE, from the exons ATGTGGCCAATCTACACCATTGTGCTGCTTATTGCCATGTTAGTTCTACGATGTGCAACG ACATATTACCGAGTTATTTTGGGACCAACTTTGCTGTACTTGGCCCATCTTGTTCACCAAGAAGTCCAGGATATAACTTTTACGTATCCAGCACTTGGTGGCGGTACAATGCTTGGTTCACTTGTGGCTTCCTATGTTAATCgcaacttgaaacaaaaattaaacggTCTTTATCTTCAAg CCGCCCTTACCTTGATATTGTCGGGCACAGTGGTTGTGGTTCCTTGGATCAATCAAATATGGCAGTTAGCTCTGATTTTTCTTGTAATTGGAATTAACATTGGCTACGTCATTGTAG ATAGCCAGTGCTTGGTACTTCGAACCTGGGATCCTAAAACTGCTCGTGTGTTGATGTATCTTCTTTACGTCATGGGTAGCTTGGGAAGATTTTTAGCTCCAGTTGTAG CTGGACCATTGCTGGCAATGTCCCATGAAAACAAGGCGGAAACAAAATGTTCTCATGTCAACAAAGTTGCAAGCACAAATGTCAATGGAACTGTAGGAACTGACACAGGCCAG CAGTTTGATCCTGCCGGGTGGTCGTACATCATATTTGGGATTGTTCTATTCGTCGTTGGCATTCTGCATATTGTGCTTGGTTGTATGAAAGCTGATG AAAAATCTTACGAAGTTTTGTCTTCACCGGATGATGTTGTTGAAGACAAACAATCAGAAGAACCTCTCCGTTACGTCATAGGGATTTTGATCCCcttattcttttattgtttttgcagcaCTGGCAGTAGCTTGCTTTACCAAGATATGATTTACGTGGTGGCCAAGTGTTCATTTTTAGAATTCTCG ACCTCAGAAGCAGCGTGGGTGACAGCAGTTTATTCAATTGGTTTGGCCATTGGGAGGTTTTCTGGGATTTTGTTCGCTCGTCACGTGAAGCCCATCTACGTTGTGTTTACGCTCGTTTCAGGAGCATTGATAACGATG GTAATTATGATTTCTGTTGCAAGAACTTGGCCCACGATCACGTGGATTGTGTCGTTCTTTTATGGATTGTTCAGCGGACCCCTAGTCCCAGCAG CGATAAATTGGATTTCTGAAGTTATAAATGTGTCGGGAACTTACGCTTTTATTTTCGCACTTGGTGGTGCTGCCGGCACAATGTCATTGGTGCCCTCTGCCGGTGCGTTGTTTCACCTGTCCCCTTTCTACCCG ATTTATCTTATGTGCGGAGTCAGCGCTTTCAACGTAATTTGCGTTTGCTTAATTTTGATTGCCGCAAAGATGAGAAAACTAAAGAATTCTGAACCAGAACACGAATTAATTTCAAAGGAAACTCCTCAAGACACACATAATACTATCCAGGATCATCCACATCAGGAACCG aACGGACATGTCAATAATGGAGAATGA